One Fuerstiella marisgermanici DNA window includes the following coding sequences:
- a CDS encoding sugar phosphate isomerase/epimerase family protein — MIHPRRKFLTSLGAIAAAPALTGSSVLHAADPPKRSGEPLLKLSLAAYSFNKMFARRGTPDQIAKAEMTLEKFIDYGAEQQLGAVELTGYYFPKDITTEYLLSIRQRTHRLGLDISGTAIGNDFCLPEGEARDQQLQDCQDWIDYAAIMGAPAIRIFAGRVPKGDNEEAAIERCVDGINQSLNYAAKKGVFLALENHGGITATPAQMMKIIDAVKPSPWFGVNFDSGNFSTDDPYRDLAIIAPYAVNAQIKVSMKSPEGKKYPADMPKIIGILKKAGYRGYVTLEFEETKPLEEIPKYLKTLRELV; from the coding sequence ATGATCCACCCTCGTCGAAAATTCCTCACCAGCCTCGGAGCTATCGCCGCAGCGCCCGCTCTGACAGGTTCGTCCGTACTGCACGCGGCCGACCCGCCCAAACGCAGCGGTGAACCGCTTTTGAAGCTAAGTCTGGCCGCCTACAGCTTCAACAAAATGTTCGCTCGCCGAGGCACGCCCGACCAAATCGCGAAGGCGGAAATGACGCTGGAAAAGTTCATCGACTACGGTGCTGAACAGCAGTTAGGGGCGGTTGAGTTGACGGGATACTACTTCCCGAAAGACATCACCACCGAATACCTGCTAAGCATTCGTCAGCGAACGCATCGGCTGGGTTTGGATATTTCCGGCACGGCCATTGGCAACGATTTCTGCCTGCCAGAGGGCGAAGCACGCGACCAGCAACTTCAGGACTGTCAGGACTGGATCGACTACGCAGCCATCATGGGTGCCCCCGCGATTCGAATTTTTGCGGGCCGAGTCCCCAAGGGCGACAACGAAGAAGCCGCCATTGAACGCTGTGTGGACGGCATCAACCAGAGCCTGAACTATGCCGCAAAGAAGGGCGTCTTTCTGGCTCTTGAAAATCACGGCGGCATCACGGCCACGCCGGCTCAAATGATGAAAATTATTGATGCCGTCAAACCGTCGCCCTGGTTCGGCGTCAATTTCGACAGCGGCAACTTCAGCACAGACGATCCTTATCGAGACCTCGCCATCATCGCGCCGTACGCGGTCAACGCTCAGATCAAAGTGTCGATGAAGTCGCCGGAAGGCAAAAAGTATCCGGCTGACATGCCAAAGATCATTGGCATCCTGAAGAAGGCCGGCTACCGAGGCTACGTGACGCTCGAATTTGAAGAAACAAAACCGCTCGAAGAGATTCCAAAGTATCTGAAGACACTGCGAGAACTTGTGTAA